In the genome of Falco naumanni isolate bFalNau1 chromosome 5, bFalNau1.pat, whole genome shotgun sequence, the window GGGGTTAAGGGGCAGGCGGAACTCCCAGGCGGCCTCCGGCACGGCCCCACGGGCTGTTGCCGCCGCCATTGCCCTGCCGCCGCTCCGAATAGCGCGCGCGGCCGCACTGGCCCCACCCCCTTGTCTGGGCCTATCAGCGGCCAGCAGCGCTGCCGCGCGCCAGGGCGCTGCCCAATCACCGGCTCCCTTTTCACTCTCGGACCGTTAGCGCCTCGTTTCCGTTCTTCCGCTTCCCGACAGCCACAGCGGCCGGAAGAGGCGGTCCCCGGGGTCACCGCGATGGCGGCGGTGCTGCAGGCTGCCGGGCGAGACCTGCTGGGCCGGGCCACCTCCCTACTCCGCGCCGAGCGCAGGATcagcggcagcggcggggcgcgCTGCGGCCCTGTACGGCCCGGTCTCCCCGTGCCCATCTCCTCGCCCCTGGCAGGGTTCACCCGGCCCATCCGCATCAAGGAGCCGCCGAAGCCCAAGCAGGTGGATCGGTGGACGGAAAAACGGGCTTTGTTCGGGGTCTACGACAACGTGGGGATCCTGGGTAAGGCATAGGCGCGCCCTCCCCCCCGCTGCGGCcccggggcaggaggggagggcgGCTGGACCCATCTGCAGGCGAGTGGCTCTTCCAGTGGCgagggggggggctgcggcaggCCGCTCTGGGAACAGCCTCCCCCCGGGGCTCCTCCGGCTTCATCCTTTCCGCTTTCCTGTCCTCAGGCGGCTTCCACGTCCACCCGAAGAACCTCATCCAGGGGCCCAGATGGCTGCGAGGCTGGCGGGGTAATGAGCTGCAGAGGTGCATCCGCAAGAAGCAGGTGGTGGGAGATCGGATGTTTATAGACGACTATCACAATCTTAACAAGAGGATCCGTTACTTGTACAAGCGCTTCAATCGCACCGGGAAGCACCGCTaggagcagctgtgggcttGGCACATGGAGCGTGGTTTTGCGGCATCACGGTCAGAATAAAGCCAGTTTTCACACGGTGGGGTTCCCAGTGCTTTCAGCAACTTTCACTGTGTGTTTCTGGCCCAGTCTCAAGgtcttgctgctgctccaggcctGAGCTTCTCCTCTGTGCAAGTTTAGCCCCCTCAATCATTTTTGATGTACTTGCAGACATCTGTTCTAGTCTGGATCCCTGAACTTGACCTGAGAGTCCTCTATTTTTTGGCCAGGCTTCTAGCATCCCTTCAGTCTCTGTGAGCCCTAGGTTCTCTACTTGCCAATTTCATTATGCTCCAACTTAAGATATTTCCTCAGCTGAATTTTCAAGTTAGTGCTAAGAGTGCCTACTAATACGTCTTCCAGCTAGCTGCTTGGCCCCTTGCCCTCCATTTATCTGTGATTAAGCGTGAATCATTCAGATGTTAATTGAAATGCACCAAACCCTGTCTTAAGGGCAGAAGTTGTCTCTGTTAAGTCTCTGACCATACTAACAACACTTACTGACCAAATGGCCTTTTGTTTGTAATTTAGTCAGGCTTTGAAAAAGTAATTCAGGCACTtaactgttttcagaaactaGCTTCTAGTTTTCCATAACCCATTATTGGTTCATTTAAAGAAGTTACCGTGAATCAAAGCTGGCATCTGTGCTCCAGCACCACAAAGAACGTTCTATACTTCAGAAGAATCTGTATGATGAGCAGGTGTTTGCCTCTGTCTTAGTAGTTGTTAATTCAGCTGCTAGGTAATTGGGGAGTTATCTGCTGACCTGATCTATCTTGTTACAGAGCGGTGCTACTCTGTCATCAAAAACACTTGGTTGGAAGTGGCAGGGAATGAAAAGAACTTTCTTTAGGTCTGGGCCTTAGGAAGGTGAAGCCAAAGTCTCTGTTCAAGCAGCTGAAGTTAACGTTCCTGGGAGCAGGGTGGCAGACCTGTGGCACTCCTGTCAGAAGGTGTTGTGGATCCAGGAAATGTGCACAGATCCAAGTGGAGGCTGAGCAAGCACCTGGAAGAGAGCACCTGGGGGTTACTGCGTACAtaaatcacagcagcagcaaatcctTGGCTGAAAGTATGTCAGAAACTTGAAAAGCATCAGAGAAAAGTATCTTGTACCCTTTAGTCACCTTAGTCCCTAAGGACCAACTTGGCAAGGGCTCCGGGCAGTAATTCCATAAGCTCCATGTTCTGTTATTTGCAGTGGTTATTGGAACGGCCCTCAGACTGCAGTGGGAAGCTCGCCAAGCTACAGAAGCTTCTTCCATGACTTGCCCCTTCAGAGCTTGTCAGAGGGCACAGCTTAAAAACCTTTGGTTCTGCCGAGGCTAGTGCTAGATTGCTCCTTAACCCCCGGTAGTCCTCTGCAAATGATCTGGCTCCAGTCACAACCCTGTGTTAAGTTGTCACCTTCCTTGTATGGTCTTTGGGCTCCCAGGCTGTAACTTACAATGTACGTCTTGTGTGCCTACTAATCGCTCGGATCTCACAGTGAAAAGCCTTTACTAACAGCCTGTATTGCTTACGAAAGGAAGAGGTACTTCAGTGTAAGTGAAAACCAGTTGCTCGTCACGATACTTACCACACCTACCGCTGTGCAGAGACTTCTTGTTCCAGCATGCTGCTGCCTCCATTCTCGTCCTGAATTGAAGAATCCTCCCTTCTGATCCAGCAGGCTCCTTAGAATCTTCAGCGGGGGGAGAGACCCAAGCAGgtagctgctgctggggctgctgttgGAGCCTGTTTTCCCCCAGCAGGCAGCGGCATCGCGAAGGCAGCTGGTTCAGGCTCCCCTCCGCGCTGTGCCGCAGTGGAAGCGAGCCAGCCGTGCCATATCTTAATTGCAGGGACAGCGGCTTAACCGGCGCCAACATCCACCCTGCGGGGGGGGCTGGAGGcgctcccgcagcccccccggaACCGCACCAGCAAACTGTGGGGCGGGGAAGTGTTGTTGGGCCCCTGTGCGGCGGCAGGGCCTCGCTCGGGGCTGCCGGGGTCCCGTGGCGGGGCCTCGGGGGAGGTTTTGCCCccccgggggggtgggtggtgtcCCATCGCTGGGCCCGGTTGTCTCTGCGGAGGTACCACCGCCGGGCCCTGGGGGTAGCGGCCCCGGCCCCGTCCAGGGTCGTCACCCAGGGGCTCCCAAGGCCGGGCTCAGCCGCGAGCGGCGCCGGGGTGGCGGGCGCGGCCCCGGGGATCCTCCGTaggggcgggcgcggggcgcgTGCAGGGAGCGTGCCGCGCGCGGGGGTGGGCGGCCCCTGCTCCCATTGGGCGGTCCCAAGGGTGAGTCACAGCGGGGCGGGGCTTGTCCCCTCGGAGGTCTGGCGCCAGGGAAGGGGTGGGACTCGGCTTCACAGGGCTCCTCCCCCCGGCAAGGCCGCGGAGCACTGATTGGCTGCGGAGGAACAGAAAGGCGGTGCTAGTACAGGGCTGCGGGCGCGTTCCCTTCGTGCGGCTATTTCTGGTTGGCTGTTGGCTCTAGGGGGTGGGGTCTCACCTCCTATAAATAggggccccggcggcgggcgtGCGGTTGGTGGAGTGCGGTTAGGGTGTGGGTCGGAGCCGCCGGCTGCGGCGTGCACGGGGGTCGTGGTCTGCCTCGGCGATGTGAGTGGGCGGCGTGGTCGCGGCTGGAGCTGTGTgggtgaggtggggggtggtgggacCGGGCCCGCGGAGCCGGCGGCCTGGCTGCCGGCGGGGCCGAGTGGCGCATTGCAGCAGCCGCAGGCAGGTTGCTCGCaccgcccccgcgccccgggcGGTCCCGCGTGTGcgtggggtgctgtgggtgcgTGGGCTCTGCCCCACGGGTGGTCCGTGGGGCCGTCGCTCCATCACCCAGCCGGCTGCCATCGCCGTGTCCAGGCGCCCGGGGGCTGCCGCGTCTCCCCGTCGGTGCGGCCCGTCCCGTTCCGTTCTCCCTGGTCCTTGCGGCACCTCCGGCCACCGGGAGGCTGCAGCGGCGGGCACGGCCCTacccgcgcccccccgcccgccccggggctggcCGGCCGGCCCCCCCGAGCTCGCACCGGGGGGTGCGGGCCctcggggctgctgctggcactgccccAGCAGGGGAGGGCACGGGAgtgggggggtttggggggtcccctctgtccccctgactgtttttttctctttgtgtgtgGCTCCCTAGGTCTGatccagctcagcagcctgctccCGGGGCCCCCGAAGGGGCTGCCCCAGGTGGGGGTCCCCCTGGTGGGGGTCCCTCCGCGCAGTCCCCCCCCCAATCTGAGCAGTAACCGCCGGCTGCAGCAGACGCAGGCCCAAGTGAAGGAGGTTGGTAGCCCTGCCAGCCGCGCTGGCAGCCCggaggcagcctgggctcctcACCTCCTGCTCCGCAGCAGCGATGGTCCTGAcaggtggctgtggctgtgcgAGTGGCCGCTCTTCTCACGCCAATGCCACACAGACAGACTCCTAGTGTGATGGCAGAGCTCTAAAGGGGCTGTGGGAGAGATCAGTTTCTGTTCCAAAGCTGCTTAAATCCAGATACAACCTCTAAGGAACAGCCCTGTTAGATTTTTGGTACCTGGTATGGTGTGTCTTTGTCGTGCCAAGTGTGGGTGCAAAGCTGTGTGGCACCCCGAGCTGCTCgggtccctgcctgcccaccggcagggctgctggggggggggggggctggcctGTGTGCCCAGGGTTGGGTGGAGCGGGGCTGTGCAGTGGTGCCGGTGTGCCTTGCTGGGACACCAGCATGTAGCTCCacattatttttgcagttcttgGGGAGGCAGCGGGTGGTTGCCCTTGTGAGGGCTGTGGCTTAGGCTTGCTGTATTTCAGGGCTTCTAAAACCGGGAGAATGTGGGGCTGAAAACCCGGTTTAAAGTGTACTTAAGCCAATACTTCAACAGGAGGtctaggattattttttttttcctccgcTTCGAAGTAGGCAATAACTTGAAAGCTGTTTCATCCCTTGACCTTTTTACATTGTTCAGGGTTTCCACTTGTTAGTATCTCAGTGTTAGTTACTGGCCAAGTTACTCTTTTTCACCTCTCTTTACCAAAACAACTGCTGCTTCTATTCTTCCCTCTGCAGGTAGTTGATATAATGTGTGTAAATGTAGATAAGGTGCTGGAACGAGACCAGAAGCTGTCAGAGCTAGATGACCGGGCAGATGCACTTCAGGCTGGTGCCTCACAATTTGAAAGTAGCGCAGCAAAACTCAAAAGGAAGTACTGGTGGAAGAACTGCAAGGTGAGTTTCCTAGCACCATCATGTCCTTTGTCAGAAGGAAACTGGGCTAGCTGTCTCCTGCAGGGCTTTGAGAGGATACTTGGGACTTAATGGTTTCAAATGCTTAGTATTCTTTTCGCTGTGGAAAGAATTTGGGGCCATGGCACTGTCCTACTTGCAGGGTCTGGCTTATGTTTGGTGGCTGTCAGGGAAAATGGGAAGTTGTCCATCTGTTCTGAGTTTTACTCTTTGACAATCTCTCTCTCCAGATGATGATCATGATGGGAGTGATTTGTGCcattgtggtggtggtgattgTAAGTAAGTACCAAAAAGCCCAGGATCAAAGGTGAAGAAGCACCAGCTCTAGAGTACTtaaaactcttccttttttggTTTGAGATCTGGAGGGTCTTAGGTGCATAAGCATTACCTTCAGTCCTTGGGGAAGGGAGGTAATGGTGGTGCTGGAACTCTCAGCTTGCTGTGGAAATGGTACACCTTACATAATAACAGAAGGAATTGGGGGTGGTCGTCACtctagaaatggaaaattttgtCTGCCAGGTCAGGTAAACCTGTAAGTATGAGGGGCATTTACCCTGGAGTGGGTGGGTTGGCCAGTCCCTTCCCTGGTGGGGGATTTGGAGGGCTCTGAGGGACCTTTGGTGTAACTTGcccttctgttctttcctttttctttttcctattgctTTGTCTCCAGTCTACTTTTTTACTTGAAGGTAGCTCCTTCCGTCTGCAACTTACTGTCCCCTGTCACCTTGCCTGTTTCTTCTTATCCTGAatctttcctccccttcccttccaccTAGCTTCTTCATTGatttctttgttggttttaatttgtcttCCGTATAGGATTCTGAAGCGCTCTACTGAACATGGTTAGACTCttcaacagctgctgcagctttagGGAGGGTCATCTTGCAtttagaggaagagggggagtAGAGGAGGAGTGGATAGCTATTGCTCCTACTCTTCTGCAGGGAATTCTTGTGGTTTATTTTCGGGTGTGAGCTTGTCAATTAGTGCCTGTGTGGACTCTAGCAAAATAAGAATGCCTTAATGCAGTGCCTTTGGGGATGAAGGACTTCAGCACATGAGTCTTTAGTGTTCTGCCTAAAAAGAGTGGTAGCATGACTTAAGCTTTTCATTGAGCTTCTGAAATAAAGGCTAGTTTATGTTGGTTGGTGATTGTGAGACATCTGACTGAGCTAGAGGTAGTGATCTAGACTTCTCTAGCCGTGGAGAGCTGAGCACTTGAAGTGATTTATTCTGCCCGTTGTTATTTTCAGATGACTTGCTGTCTGAACATAGCCATTTCAGTTGTTATAAAGGAGAGCCTACATGATTACCTCAGTCAAGTGCAACAGACTAAAGAGTTAAATGAAAGGAGGTTTGTTACTATCTAAAAGGTACACGTGGGAGTAAAGGCTCCTGccagaaggaacaaaagaaCAACAGTAAGGAGTCTGGTGGGGTGTGTCAAATACTCTTTTCATCTATGCAGACACGAGCTGGGACGCTGTGGCTTTCTACTACCTTGTAGCTTCCTGGAAGAGTTTGGGGTAGTGGCAGGATGGGAACAGGTGTGTTGCTTTCGTGTCACTCGGTTGAATGTCAAAGGAAGCCCACCGTGCTGGAGGTATGCCTGATCAGACTGAAGGAGCAATGCAGCTTTCTGCTTAACAATATCTGTTCTGTTTGTGCTACCACAAAGCCCTAACTTTCAGCAGGAGTTAGAGAATACTTGGAGCAGTTAGCCAGGGATTGAAAGGGAAATGCTGCTCTGGGCATGGATATTGCAAAGTGACATCAAATGTCCCCATTTGGCAGCTTGGATCTCTAGAGATCGTGCCTGTCCAACTGAAATCCTCCTACTCGCTGTGGGTACTCTTGAATTTAGATCCAAGGTGGTCTCTGCTGGAAGTAAACTTGCAGTGTGGAAAGCTGCTTGCAGAAAGCCACAATCCTCTTGTTCTCCTCTGTCAAAAATAAGAGCTGTGAATTTCTTGAATGTGTTGTCAAACTTGGGGTTAAATGACTTGCCCTGTTCCTTGGTTTCTGTGGAGTCTTCTGAGGAATGTGCCTCCTGtctctcccttttttaaaattatttttacaagctGAGCTGTAGTCTGTAATCTAGACTGGAAAGAGGGCattcctttaatttaaaaagctctACCTCAGTTCTAGAATACACTGGGATCTGTCTAGGCTTAAGGGGAcgtggggaggcaggggagaacATCACTGGAGATCCCAGGTGGGAGTGAAGTACAAAAGGCGGGAGGAGTGGGTGCTTTCTGGTTTCGTTGGGTGTGCTGTAGAggccccttcctcctcacagGGCGCCTGGGAAGGGGCTAGGTTTTGCATGCACACTTCCATGCCCCAGCATTTCATTTACGCTGAGTTCATCTCCCTGCGATTCCATCCCCCTCCACCTTGGGTGAGGGCAGAGATGAAGATCTGGAGTGAAGCAGCCCTCGTCCCCTGAGCACTTCCCTAATTCCCTGTGGAACTGAGATGTGATGGACGGTCAGAAGTGCATCTACTGAAGAGGAGCCAGGGCCTGCTTGTACTACTTGCTGCTATCGTTGTAGGGGGTGGGCATACGAGCTTGAGGCCCCCAGACCAGCAGTTCTCTTGAACTCTTCTAAATGAGCTTTGATGCCCTGTTCCTCCTGTTCCTCTGGGGGCTGAGGTCCCCCTAGGctgtcttttccatttctttttcttagatgTTGTGTGTTGCCTCTTctgctccctttcccttcctttgtgtctctgtgcatgggcaaaaaaaaaaaaaaagaaatatcaccAAGGCCCTCCGAGTAAAAAAGCAAGGGActctgctgcccacagcatTACAGCCACTCACGCACGTGCagtttatttccttcctctATAAACTGTAATCTCCTCTGGCATGTTGTAGTAATCGGCTCATGTACTTGAAATGGTCTCTAAGAAACACGATTCACCACCTTACTGAGTCTGTCTGGTCTGTCGgcgggtggggaggggtgggggatgCCAAACTCTCTTTGGTACATCGTTATTCGTTTTTTGTCGCTTCCATACTGTTACGCCCACCTGAAGCTCTGGCCctcagcaggggctgggtgtCCATTGTACCAGTGGTGTTTCCAGTTGCACTGGAACAGTGTGCTGGGCTGACTCTGGTAAGTCTGTAGCGCGTTGtatgagcagcagctctgggggaCGGGGTGCCCGAGCAGCTCCGCTGCCAGCTGCCAGGTGTTGACCCTCCGTGTGCTGCACGGGGAGGTGGTCTCCCCAGTGGGAGTGTTACTGGTAGCTCTGGTTCCtcaggctgtgctgcctttgGTTTTCGATAACCTAGCCTTACACCCAGAAAACAATTCTCCGTTGCTGTCGGGTAAGCGTTCAGGATCCAAGTGGAGACCTCCGAGGGTGGGGCGCTGCCTGCAGCGTGTCCTGGAGCATGGCTGGGGTGAAGGTGAGCGCCCGCTCGTTTTGCATCGCTGTACGCTTGGAGCTCgttaaaaagaaatgacagagCTTTGTCCAGTGCAGCTCTTTTAAAACGAGGTGCTTGTGCCTTTATCTGCCCCTGCTCTTACAAACCTCAGGCTGTAAAAAGTACTCGCTGGGGCTTGTGGTTCTGCTTTTTGCCCGGCCGTAAGCCGCGCCGGGGCAGTGGGCAGCACGGGCAGCGGAGGATCgagcggcgcggcgcggcccgtTCTCCGAAGGACGGAAGGCTCCCTGGGGCGGAGGGTGACCGCGTGGCTGGCGGATCAGTGGGCACGTGTAGCCTGGACTGCAGCGCGGCTCAGGCCTGCGCGGCCAGAACGAACTTGCTGGGCTGCAGTTCCTGCCAGGTTACGTCCTGTGGGCTCTCAGCCCTGTCCGTGtaggggcagggagagccctTCCTCGCACAGGCGTGTTCCCAGCCTGCTGACTCCAGCTCGCTGCTTCCCCAGCCAGACCTCGGGGCTTGGTGCCGGCTTTCCAgcgctgggcagggggctgggctgggccggcCATGCTGCTGGCAGTTGCCCCAGGGCTGCAACCAGCTCCCGAGTCTGTTTGCGGAGAGTTGCCTGTCTAGCTACAGATCCTCCGGTAGGCGTTTACCGTGCTCTGCTGGGGTCTTGCCTTCCGAGGTGCCATCCTTTAAAGCACCGGCACCTCTGCTGCCCCTGCGGAGTCTTCTACCCTGGACAAAACCTGGATTTAAATGTGCACACTAAAAGCAAGACCAAGACTGTGGCAGAGCAGTTCTTCATACCTCTCCTTAGGAATTCAAGCTCTGTCTTTAGACGTGCAGCACCCAGAGGATCTGCTTCATCCTGATGTCTTCAGTTTTGGTGGGAGAAAAGCCTCAGCTATACTGTTCTTAAATGGACAGGTCTTAAACCTGATCGGAGGATGCCGCGAGCTCCGCTCTCACCAGCGGGGCACGGTGTCGCCCTGTTTCAGCAGAAGGGTAGCTGAGTGGTGGGGGTGAAGAGGAAAGGTTTGCCTGCGGCACAGGGACACAGCATCAGTGCTAGTTCGATGGACCCAGCTTCCCTCTGAAGTGATGGCTCCGTGCTGGGATGGatctgctggggctgggagcctTAACCTGGTATAGAGAGGCAGTGATGGGGAAGTACAGAGGATTTATCTTTCTTCTGAGCTCTAAGCAAATAATTACTCTCTGAGAGATGCAACAGAAAAAGATACAGGTTTTACAAAACAGGCAGCTGAGTTGTGCTTGTTGGATACGTGAGTACAGCCCAGTTTCTTCCACGTTGCTTACAGTGCTTCCTCTTGGGAGAACTGGATCCCTTCACAAAACTTGCCCTGCTTACAGGCCAGAATAAAGGTGTGCTTCAGCCTTCAGGTGACCTCTGACCTAGCTTTTGCTGGAGATACTTAGAACACCCTTATCTGCTCCCCAGGGTTTCCAGGATGAACAGCCCCTTAACACCCCTTTCTTCGCTGCACAGACCCACTAAATGACCCTTGCAGAGGCCAAAATGACTCTTTTCATGTTCTcttctgccaggctgctttttggaagagaacttgtacttttttttctttttttttttttttaaataaatttgccATAatctccagctttttttttttttagtccatCGCCTTTAAGCATGTACTTGGAAGCTGAAGGTGCTTTCCCCTCTTGTGCTCACCTTCAAATACTGCCCGCTGGTAAGTGTACAGAGCTGCCAGAGGGAAATGGCCACCCTGATCTCTGTGGTTCCCCTCCTTCCAAGGGCACTGCTGCCCTTCTCAGTTCTTGACGCAGCACATCTCCACCCCTCAGATTTCCCTGACCCTGTCCCAAAAGCCTCGTAACCCTTTCCTCGGGCTTGGTCCGTGCAGACAAACCTTGCGCCCATCTGCCTGGCTTCTCCAAGCCCTCCAGCGAGCAGTTTCTTCTTCTAAATGTATTGcttattttctgaagtgatgGTTTTATCATTTTTCTAGCTTCTCTAGACACTTACGTCTTCCATGCATTTCCTCATTATCCTAATTCTTGGGAGGGAAAAATTGTTTTAGTATCTGTCGGATGGTGGCTGTTAAGCTCTGAAGGAGCGAGCTTTCGGCAGCCGGCAGGGTGTGCCTGCCCATGGCTCCCTGTCCTCGTGGTCCCTGCCTTCTCACTCCTGTGCTCAGCTTCCCTCCTCCCTGGAGGGGCTGgccattctttcttttcttccagtaCTTCTTTCCATTCCCCCAATCCCACTCCACGTTTTCTTGGAGGTTCTTAGACCCTCCAAATTCACCTGAGCCCTCAAATGTCGGTGTCCCTGCGTTTCTGGGACTGTCCGTACCCCTTTCTCTGCTGGCGTAGGACTTCCCAGTGCTCTTATCCCTACTCAGAGACGTGCCACCACCGCGGCCCCACAGACCCTGGGGCCCCTCACACCCCATCTCTGCACGTTGTTCCCCATCCCAGAAGCGCTCGCCTCTCTTGTCTTGTATTTCAGCAGTACCAGACACTTCCACAAATCCTCTTTAAGCTCCTAAAAACTcatccctcttcttcctctgtaaTTTCCCCACCATAGAAACCTTCCCTTTTCTCATCTTCCTTCTGTTCCTTAGGCATGTAGAACCTACCCGCTTCTGTGCTGCTTAGTCCCCCAAAACAAGCCCCTTTAACGCTCCAGCTTCACCACAAAATGATTTTCCTCCTGCACTTCCCTTTTCCCTGCGAGCACTTGTATTCCTGCATCTCCACCTTCCCCCTGCACGGCAGATGCTCCCAGTCGAAAAGGACACAACCTGCTTTTCTCCGGTGTCCTGCAACCTGCAGTTGCTCCTTGCAGGTTTGCTGTGCCCCTTCGTGTGCCTGCGACTCCGGAGGACGTACACCCCTCGGCTCTCACCCCTGCCCAGACCTGCGCTTTGCCTTCTGCTGACCTACAGAGCCCTCTGAACGCACAcgttcttcccttttctgtagTGGTTCACATTCTCAGTGAAACActccatttaaaagaaaaaaaaaatcttaacaaaaaaatctcagaaaagtTTGCATCCATATGCTGGAGTCAAAAGTGTTACAGTTATATATCAtgttacagcagaaaaatattttcaaggaacGTGAATGCTCTGGTGAAGTGTATGGGCCAGATAGGAGCCATTCTCGATTTCTTTTAATCCTCATTACCCTGTTCATTTCATTTTATCACAATACTTACATCCTGAGGTGAATACTGAGTTGTTATTTTCCTTATAGGATTTTTCAGTATACATATTATCTAAGTATCTGGGGGGTTCATAGCCAATAACGAATTTATCTTTGCAGCACTAGAGGTGCACTTGAGGTTAAAAGATACTATTACTTCTATTTGGTAGATGTAGAATTAAGGTatagaaagatgaaaataaatggagttCAATATAATACTGTATGTAAAtcaatatatatacatgcacagcAAGCATGGGGATGCTCAGGTTCTGATGTTCGCCGCAGACCGCTGGACTTGCCTCCTGTTTCCAGCTAGACTGAGCTCGCCGTGCGCCCCTGAGAGCTGGTCTCAGCCTACGAGAGGTGTCAGGACGCTCCTGGGAGGTCACCTCATTTCTCCCACGATGGTAATTTTTGCACAGATCCTTACGACAGGCAGGGCTAATCCATTTACCAGCTTTGGGTAACAGCTTTGTGTTTGTAGGGGCTGTTAACTCTGGATTTACAGCTACCTGGAGTGGGGCCGTTACTCCGAGTTCGTCAGTCAAAGCTcatctttttgcattttaatgcttttacaGAAGAGCGGGATGATACGGTGCAAGCTTCCCCAAGAGAATACATCACCTTCTACAGCTATTTCTTTATGATGTTGAAGagaatttaatgttttaagtaGCTGTGCCTCTGATTAATCTCCCTTTAATTACCCACTTAACGATGTGTGATGCAGTGGGTCACATCAATTTTATGGTTATCACACGGTCCCACGTGATGTGAAGAATCGCGTCTTGTTAGTCAGGAAAGATCACGCTCACGGTATGAATCATCGTATGTTTACGATCTACAGAGGCTGATTTAAGCATTGCACCTGCTCTTTCCTGACTCAGAGGTGGTTTTGTGAAGCAGCTTTTGTGTGCCCAGTGTCAGGTTTTTGCTCGTTCATGTGCTAGAAACCACTGAGGTGGCACCTGCAGCGCCGGAGTCAGGACCAAGaacggggctggggctgccgctTCCCAACTCTTCCCTTTGCCTTCCTTCTTCTTAATTGGGACCAAGGCTACTTTTTAAATCTAGCTTTTAACTCTGCCTCTTGGGCAGTATTTTTACAGAATATCAAAGCCCCTTCATTAAGGCAACTTTAAGATTTCATTCTTTGGTTACTCGCTCTCTTTT includes:
- the MRPL51 gene encoding 39S ribosomal protein L51, mitochondrial, producing MAAVLQAAGRDLLGRATSLLRAERRISGSGGARCGPVRPGLPVPISSPLAGFTRPIRIKEPPKPKQVDRWTEKRALFGVYDNVGILGGFHVHPKNLIQGPRWLRGWRGNELQRCIRKKQVVGDRMFIDDYHNLNKRIRYLYKRFNRTGKHR
- the VAMP1 gene encoding vesicle-associated membrane protein 1, which produces GLIQLSSLLPGPPKGLPQVGVPLVGVPPRSPPPNLSSNRRLQQTQAQVKEVVDIMCVNVDKVLERDQKLSELDDRADALQAGASQFESSAAKLKRKYWWKNCKMMIMMGVICAIVVVVIVSKYQKAQDQR